From a region of the Gemmatimonadaceae bacterium genome:
- a CDS encoding SMC family ATPase produces MRLLSLRLQNFRQHADTTLTFERGLTGIIGPNGSGKSTILEAIAWALYGNPAARGTRDSIRFTGAAPRASVKVELVFELANHRYRVVRGLTNAECFLDGADTPIANTITGVTELLQRRLGMTRTEFFHTYFTEQKELDVMKTLGPADRARFLSRVLGYDRLSGAQELARERRRALVAEINGVRQGMPDPDAIWRAMADAEARVAAGRLRAEQAVQARTVSAEALDAVAPQWRDAQAQREQAQQLLSELRVAENDAQTAARDIERLERDLATIAAAHADLVPVREQLQALHPVREALRQLDELAAAESGRLALLERVKGLAEEEAKLTERASRLESAPALERETQQQLQALRNALAETERQLDEERTAWARDRQEAETRLDALRTQYTELAEQRDTLEGLGEDSPCPTCNRPLGASYQGVLDLVREQLETVRIDGNYYRQRVEQLSAVPATVEGLDASRRTQQQELAATERRYAKIQAALAEAATVAEQRVRVTERMAEATRQLAEVPAGYDADRHAALRREVAELQALETRSARLSALLEREPQVRAEQTRALAAQEAARTRVLALQDQHGSLGIDEPAYLRVRETYEAAAAEARRAELEAVAATAEAERARMALDAAEHGRRELARLQGALDVLETEKRLHDELDRALTDLRTDLNFQLRPELAEIASGFLADLTDGRYNSLEFDEEYRLLVIENGVPKPVISGGEEDLCNLVLRLAISQMIAERAGQAFSLLILDEVFGSLDETRRANVVELLRRLNDRFEQVIVITHIEQVREGLDRLVQVRFDEARGCSVVSTATGRAAADEALIEPEPLVDSLFAGA; encoded by the coding sequence GTGCGTCTTCTCTCGCTCCGTCTGCAGAACTTCCGGCAGCACGCCGACACCACGCTCACCTTCGAGCGCGGCCTTACCGGCATCATCGGGCCCAACGGCTCCGGCAAGAGCACGATTCTCGAAGCCATCGCCTGGGCGCTGTATGGCAACCCGGCGGCGCGCGGTACGCGTGACTCGATTCGCTTCACCGGTGCGGCCCCCCGCGCGTCGGTGAAGGTCGAGCTGGTCTTCGAGCTGGCGAACCATCGGTATCGCGTGGTGCGCGGCCTGACAAACGCCGAGTGCTTTCTCGATGGTGCCGACACGCCCATCGCGAACACGATCACCGGCGTGACCGAGCTGCTGCAGCGTCGGCTGGGGATGACGCGCACGGAGTTCTTTCACACGTACTTCACGGAGCAGAAAGAACTCGACGTCATGAAGACGCTCGGGCCGGCCGATCGCGCGCGCTTCCTCTCGCGCGTGCTCGGCTACGATCGCCTGAGTGGGGCGCAGGAGCTCGCGCGGGAACGGCGACGGGCACTCGTGGCCGAGATCAACGGCGTGCGCCAGGGGATGCCCGATCCCGATGCGATCTGGCGGGCCATGGCCGATGCCGAAGCGCGCGTGGCGGCCGGTCGGTTGCGGGCGGAGCAGGCCGTGCAGGCGCGTACCGTGTCCGCCGAGGCGCTCGACGCCGTGGCGCCGCAGTGGCGCGATGCGCAGGCGCAGCGGGAGCAGGCGCAGCAGCTGCTGTCGGAGCTGCGCGTGGCGGAGAACGATGCGCAAACCGCGGCGCGTGACATCGAGCGGCTGGAGCGCGATCTCGCCACGATTGCGGCGGCGCATGCCGATCTCGTGCCGGTCCGCGAACAGCTGCAGGCACTCCATCCGGTCCGCGAGGCGCTGCGCCAGCTCGATGAGCTGGCGGCCGCTGAATCGGGGCGCTTGGCCCTGCTCGAGCGCGTGAAGGGGCTGGCCGAGGAAGAGGCCAAGCTCACCGAACGCGCGAGTCGCCTCGAAAGCGCGCCCGCGCTGGAGCGGGAAACGCAGCAGCAACTGCAGGCGTTGCGGAACGCGCTCGCCGAAACCGAGCGGCAGCTCGATGAAGAACGCACCGCATGGGCGCGTGATCGGCAGGAGGCCGAAACCCGTCTCGACGCGCTCCGCACGCAGTACACCGAACTGGCCGAGCAGCGTGACACACTCGAGGGGCTCGGCGAAGACAGTCCGTGCCCGACCTGCAATCGCCCGCTCGGTGCGAGCTATCAGGGGGTGCTCGACCTCGTGCGCGAGCAGCTCGAAACCGTGCGCATCGATGGGAACTACTATCGCCAGCGCGTTGAGCAGCTGAGCGCCGTCCCGGCCACGGTCGAGGGGCTCGATGCCAGCCGACGCACGCAGCAGCAGGAGCTGGCGGCCACCGAACGACGCTACGCGAAGATCCAGGCGGCGCTGGCCGAGGCGGCCACCGTGGCGGAGCAGCGGGTGCGTGTCACGGAGCGCATGGCGGAGGCGACGCGTCAGCTGGCCGAGGTCCCGGCCGGATATGATGCCGACCGCCACGCGGCGCTTCGCCGCGAGGTCGCCGAGCTGCAGGCGCTCGAAACGCGGTCGGCCCGATTGAGCGCGCTCCTCGAGCGTGAGCCTCAGGTGCGGGCCGAGCAGACGCGGGCGTTGGCGGCGCAGGAGGCGGCCCGCACGCGCGTGCTGGCGCTGCAGGATCAGCACGGCAGCCTCGGGATCGATGAGCCGGCCTACCTGCGGGTGCGGGAGACGTACGAAGCGGCCGCCGCGGAAGCGCGCCGCGCCGAGCTCGAAGCGGTGGCCGCGACGGCCGAAGCGGAGCGGGCCCGGATGGCGCTCGATGCCGCCGAGCACGGGCGGCGCGAACTGGCGCGACTGCAAGGCGCGCTGGATGTGCTCGAAACCGAGAAGCGCCTGCATGATGAACTCGATCGGGCGCTGACCGATCTGCGGACCGATCTCAACTTCCAGCTGCGTCCCGAGCTCGCCGAGATCGCCAGCGGCTTTCTCGCCGACCTCACCGACGGGCGGTACAATTCGTTGGAGTTCGACGAGGAATATCGCCTGCTGGTGATCGAGAACGGCGTGCCGAAGCCGGTGATCTCGGGCGGTGAGGAGGACCTGTGCAACCTGGTGCTGCGGCTGGCGATTTCGCAGATGATCGCCGAACGGGCCGGGCAGGCCTTCTCCTTGCTGATCCTCGACGAGGTCTTCGGATCGCTCGACGAAACGCGACGGGCGAATGTGGTGGAGTTGCTGCGGAGGCTCAATGATCGCTTCGAACAGGTCATCGTGATCACGCACATCGAACAGGTGCGTGAGGGGCTCGATCGTCTCGTGCAGGTGCGCTTCGACGAGGCGCGCGGGTGCAGCGTGGTCTCGACCGCCACCGGCCGGGCAGCGGCCGATGAGGCGCTCATCGAGCCGGAGCCGTTGGTCGATTCGCTCTTCGCCGGAGCCTGA
- a CDS encoding GNAT family N-acetyltransferase yields MAVTSRPLRASRPLEGPFVATAEDIPQLNEVFAEAFTERYRKDGMTGVRVPPLNPSIWRYALADAGDGALCWRDERGRIAAFNMAHHSGTEGWMGPLCVRPDHQGAGLGKIVVQSGMRWLRLQKVRVIGLETMPRTMDNIGFYSNLGFVPGHLTVTLTLDAQLGDRPAPLLSQRSSAEQIATVEACRALTAQVMPGYDFSRELELTEQLQLGDTVLLGDAAAPAGFAVYHTAPLVEGRVRDELRVLKLVLSRRAELPRMLGALTDTARRAGTRRVAIRLQGDYPEAYRTLMALGARVRWTDLRMSVHGWSEVPPADGMVLSNWEI; encoded by the coding sequence ATGGCCGTGACCTCCCGCCCGCTTCGCGCCTCGCGCCCGCTCGAGGGCCCGTTCGTCGCCACTGCCGAGGACATCCCGCAACTCAACGAGGTGTTCGCCGAGGCGTTCACCGAGCGCTATCGCAAGGATGGGATGACCGGCGTGCGGGTGCCGCCGCTCAACCCGAGTATCTGGCGGTACGCGCTGGCCGATGCGGGCGACGGCGCGCTCTGCTGGCGCGATGAGCGCGGGCGCATTGCGGCGTTCAACATGGCGCATCACTCCGGTACCGAAGGATGGATGGGGCCGCTGTGCGTGCGCCCGGATCATCAGGGGGCCGGGCTCGGCAAGATCGTCGTGCAGAGCGGCATGCGCTGGCTGCGTCTGCAGAAGGTGCGCGTCATTGGCCTCGAGACGATGCCGCGCACGATGGACAACATCGGCTTCTATTCGAATCTCGGCTTTGTTCCCGGCCACCTCACCGTCACGCTCACGCTGGATGCGCAGCTCGGGGACCGGCCGGCGCCGCTGCTGTCACAGCGATCGTCTGCGGAACAGATCGCCACGGTGGAGGCCTGTCGCGCACTGACCGCGCAGGTCATGCCGGGGTACGACTTCTCGAGGGAACTCGAACTCACGGAGCAGCTGCAACTCGGCGATACGGTGCTGCTGGGTGATGCGGCCGCGCCCGCCGGTTTTGCCGTGTATCACACCGCGCCGCTGGTGGAGGGGCGCGTCCGCGACGAACTGCGCGTGCTCAAGCTCGTGTTGAGCCGGCGCGCGGAACTGCCGCGCATGCTGGGCGCCCTTACCGATACCGCGCGCCGGGCTGGGACACGTCGCGTCGCCATCCGGCTGCAGGGGGACTATCCGGAGGCGTACCGCACGCTGATGGCGCTGGGCGCCCGTGTTCGCTGGACCGACCTGCGCATGAGTGTGCACGGGTGGAGCGAAGTCCCGCCTGCTGACGGGATGGTGTTGTCAAACTGGGAGATCTGA
- the folE gene encoding GTP cyclohydrolase I FolE, with product MDDRLVEYEEMVRKQLELLGEDPSRDGLLKTPSRVAKAMAWLTRGYELTAAEVIGDALFEEHHENMVMVRDIEMYSMCEHHMLPFFGKVHVAYIPNGKIVGLSKLPRVVEVFARRLQVQERLGEQIADAIEDVLQPKGVGVVIEAVHLCMMMRGVEKQSSRTITSSLRGLFREDSKTRSEFLRLAHAPTGY from the coding sequence GTGGACGATCGCCTGGTGGAGTACGAGGAGATGGTGCGCAAGCAGCTCGAGCTGCTGGGCGAAGACCCCTCGCGTGATGGGCTGCTCAAGACGCCGAGCCGCGTGGCGAAAGCCATGGCGTGGCTGACGCGCGGCTATGAGCTCACGGCCGCCGAGGTGATCGGTGACGCCCTGTTCGAGGAGCATCACGAGAACATGGTCATGGTGCGCGACATTGAGATGTACTCGATGTGCGAGCATCACATGCTGCCCTTCTTCGGCAAGGTGCATGTCGCCTACATCCCGAATGGCAAGATCGTCGGGCTGTCCAAGCTGCCGCGCGTCGTGGAAGTGTTTGCGCGCCGGCTGCAGGTGCAGGAGCGTCTCGGTGAGCAGATCGCCGATGCCATCGAGGACGTGCTCCAGCCGAAGGGCGTGGGCGTGGTCATCGAGGCGGTCCATCTGTGCATGATGATGCGTGGCGTGGAGAAGCAGAGCTCGCGCACCATCACCTCGTCGCTGCGCGGACTGTTCCGCGAGGACAGCAAGACGCGCAGCGAGTTCCTCCGCCTGGCGCACGCGCCGACGGGGTACTGA
- a CDS encoding 6-carboxytetrahydropterin synthase produces the protein MPNVTVTRRLRFNAAHRVHNPALSDAENTRLFGKCNNPNWHGHNYHLDVSVKGTIDATTGYVIDLGHLRDIVEREVISLTDHRNFNLDVPYMQGINPTTENVVVQMWRVLAPAIAPATLVRLRLWETENNYVDYEGE, from the coding sequence ATGCCCAACGTCACGGTGACACGCCGGCTGCGCTTCAACGCGGCTCATCGCGTGCATAACCCCGCCCTTTCGGACGCCGAGAATACCCGGCTGTTCGGGAAGTGCAACAATCCCAACTGGCACGGTCACAACTATCACCTGGATGTTTCGGTGAAGGGGACGATCGATGCCACGACCGGATATGTCATCGACCTGGGACACCTGCGGGACATCGTCGAGCGCGAGGTGATCAGCCTGACCGATCACCGGAACTTCAATCTCGACGTACCCTACATGCAGGGAATCAACCCCACCACCGAGAACGTGGTGGTGCAGATGTGGCGCGTCCTCGCGCCCGCGATTGCACCGGCGACGCTGGTGCGCCTGCGCCTCTGGGAAACCGAGAACAACTATGTCGACTACGAGGGGGAGTGA
- a CDS encoding SDR family oxidoreductase, translated as MSLRGRTALVTGASRGIGRAVARRLAQAGAQVALCARSRAELDALAAELGEAASVHVVDLTDAEQVAAVIPAAIAALGGRVDVLVSNAGIFPLASIEHTTPASFEATVQANLVAPFRVLHAVLPAMRAAGTGHVVTIGSVADRRIFGGNGAYSASKFGGRAVHEVLREELTGSGVRCTLVSPAATDTPIWDPVDPDNTPGFPPRSAMLRPDDVAEAVLWAVTRPAHVNVDELRLSRS; from the coding sequence GTGAGCCTGCGTGGTCGGACGGCACTGGTCACGGGCGCCTCGCGCGGCATCGGCCGCGCGGTCGCCCGGCGATTGGCGCAGGCCGGCGCGCAGGTCGCGCTGTGCGCACGCTCGCGCGCGGAGCTCGACGCGCTCGCAGCCGAATTGGGCGAGGCGGCGTCGGTGCACGTGGTGGACCTCACCGATGCCGAACAGGTGGCGGCGGTGATCCCGGCGGCCATCGCGGCGCTGGGGGGGCGCGTGGACGTGCTGGTGAGCAACGCCGGCATCTTTCCGCTCGCGTCCATCGAGCACACCACACCGGCCTCGTTCGAGGCCACGGTGCAGGCCAATCTGGTGGCGCCCTTCCGCGTGCTGCACGCCGTCCTGCCGGCCATGCGCGCGGCCGGGACCGGCCATGTCGTGACCATCGGCTCGGTCGCCGACCGCCGCATCTTTGGCGGCAATGGCGCGTATTCCGCCAGTAAGTTCGGGGGGCGCGCCGTGCACGAGGTGCTCCGCGAGGAGCTGACGGGGAGTGGGGTGCGCTGCACCCTGGTGTCTCCGGCGGCCACCGATACGCCGATCTGGGATCCCGTCGATCCCGACAACACGCCCGGCTTCCCGCCGCGATCGGCGATGCTGCGCCCCGATGATGTCGCGGAGGCGGTGCTGTGGGCCGTGACGCGCCCGGCGCACGTCAATGTGGACGAACTGCGCCTGAGCCGGTCCTGA